One region of Desulfobacterales bacterium genomic DNA includes:
- a CDS encoding class IV adenylate cyclase produces the protein MQKREVEVKFYLEDIDRMQRRIVALGAESLGRVFENNIRYEDRGHNLIKNHSLLRLRQDQKAILTFKSRPAKASRDFKIFNELEVEVSDFETLHQILVRVGLRAVQRYEKWRETLILGPTAFFLDTMPYGTFLEIEGPEDHIRQHAAQLDLKWHRRILLNYLEIFEFLKKKRQLAFGDVTFDNFQSDDLDVGAFLNQLEVGDAKT, from the coding sequence ATGCAAAAACGTGAAGTAGAGGTCAAATTTTACTTGGAAGACATCGACCGCATGCAGCGGCGTATCGTTGCTCTGGGGGCCGAATCGTTGGGGCGTGTATTTGAGAACAATATTCGCTACGAAGATAGGGGGCATAACCTAATCAAGAACCATTCCCTGTTGCGACTGCGTCAGGACCAAAAGGCCATACTGACATTTAAATCCAGACCGGCGAAGGCCAGTCGGGATTTTAAGATTTTCAATGAACTGGAAGTCGAGGTGTCTGACTTTGAGACCCTGCATCAGATCTTGGTCCGGGTGGGCCTGCGGGCGGTGCAACGCTATGAAAAATGGCGTGAAACCTTGATTCTGGGTCCAACAGCCTTTTTTCTGGATACCATGCCTTATGGCACCTTCCTGGAAATCGAGGGCCCAGAGGACCATATCCGGCAGCATGCCGCCCAGCTCGACTTAAAGTGGCACAGACGTATTTTGCTGAATTATCTTGAAATATTTGAATTCCTCAAGAAAAAACGCCAGCTTGCATTTGGGGACGTCACCTTTGACAACTTCCAATCTGATGACTTGGATGTTGGCGCTTTTTTGAATCAATTGGAAGTTGGCGATGCTAAAACCTAA
- the rpsI gene encoding 30S ribosomal protein S9, producing the protein MPKENIYYATGKRKNAIAKTWLTPGSGKIVINKRPLEDYFPLETLQTDLQEPFKLTNTFGSFDVNVSVKGGGIAGQAGAVRHGITKALILTDADLRAPLKKAGFVKRDPRVKERKKYGQKGARARFQFSKR; encoded by the coding sequence ATGCCAAAAGAAAATATCTATTACGCTACCGGTAAACGCAAAAACGCCATTGCCAAAACATGGCTGACGCCCGGCAGCGGTAAAATTGTCATCAATAAACGCCCTTTGGAGGACTATTTTCCGCTGGAGACCTTGCAGACCGATTTGCAGGAACCCTTTAAGCTGACCAACACCTTCGGTTCCTTTGACGTCAATGTCAGCGTGAAAGGCGGCGGAATCGCCGGTCAGGCCGGAGCGGTTCGGCACGGCATCACCAAAGCACTCATCTTAACAGACGCCGATCTGCGGGCACCGCTGAAAAAGGCCGGTTTCGTCAAACGCGATCCCCGGGTCAAAGAAAGAAAAAAATACGGTCAGAAGGGTGCCCGGGCCCGCTTTCAATTTTCAAAACGTTAA
- the rplM gene encoding 50S ribosomal protein L13 has translation MKKYTLSAKRTDNPQKWYVIDAKGAVLGRLATQVAQRLRGKHNPQFTPHADTGDWIIVINADKITLSGRKMDQKVYYRHSGYIGGLKEIKAKDLLEKQPEALVRSAVKGMLPKNKLGRQLFKKLKVYAGDAHPHEAQQPETLSFS, from the coding sequence GTGAAAAAATATACATTGAGTGCGAAACGTACGGACAACCCGCAAAAGTGGTATGTCATTGACGCCAAAGGGGCTGTGCTGGGACGACTGGCGACCCAGGTGGCCCAGCGTCTACGCGGTAAACATAACCCCCAGTTTACGCCTCACGCAGACACCGGTGATTGGATAATTGTGATCAATGCCGATAAAATCACCTTGAGTGGTCGTAAAATGGACCAGAAGGTTTATTATCGTCACAGTGGATACATCGGCGGGTTAAAAGAAATTAAAGCCAAGGATCTGCTTGAAAAACAGCCTGAGGCCCTGGTGCGTTCCGCCGTTAAAGGTATGCTGCCCAAGAACAAACTTGGCCGACAGCTTTTTAAGAAGTTGAAAGTGTATGCCGGTGATGCCCATCCGCATGAAGCGCAACAGCCCGAAACGCTTTCATTTTCCTAA